Proteins encoded in a region of the Aquila chrysaetos chrysaetos chromosome 25, bAquChr1.4, whole genome shotgun sequence genome:
- the SNRNP25 gene encoding U11/U12 small nuclear ribonucleoprotein 25 kDa protein, protein MAAMAAEGEEELAHAEVLELFQAALARLDPLLCDPVPPHFACREIGSQVALEYGQAMTVRVCKADGETMPVVVVQNASVLELKKALRRHVQLRQARQGGVQHLSWKYIWRTYHLTYAGEKLADDRKKLREYGIRNRDEVSFVKKLRK, encoded by the exons ATGGCGGCGATGGCGGCGGAGGGCGAGGAGGAGCTGGCGCACGCCGAGGTGCTGGAGCTCTTCCAGGCGGCGCTGGCGCGGCTGGACCCGCTGCTCTGCGACCCCGTCCCTCCTCATTTTGCCTGTC GCGAGATCGGCTCGCAGGTGGCGCTGGAGTACGGGCAGGCCATGACCGTGCGCGTCTGCAAGGCGGACGGCGAGACCATGC CCGTGGTGGTGGTGCAGAACGCCTCGGTGCTGGAGCTGAAGAAGGCGCTGCGGCGGCACGTCCAGCTGCGGCAGGCACGGCAGGGCGGCGTCCAGCACCTCAGCTG GAAGTACATATGGAGGACGTACCACTTAACCTACGCCGGAGAGAAACTGGCGGATGACAGAAAGAAGCTGAGAGA GTATGGCATCAGAAACCGGGATGAGGTCAGCTTCGTAAAGAAACTTCGAAAGTAA
- the POLR3K gene encoding LOW QUALITY PROTEIN: DNA-directed RNA polymerase III subunit RPC10 (The sequence of the model RefSeq protein was modified relative to this genomic sequence to represent the inferred CDS: deleted 2 bases in 1 codon): MLLFCPACGNVLVAEEGPRCHRFACTTCPYVRNVTRKVTSRKYPRLKEVDDVLGGAAAWENVDSTAEPCPKCEHPRAYFMQIQTRSADEPMTTFYKCCNAQCGHRWRD; the protein is encoded by the exons ATGCTGCTCTTCTGCCCGGCCTGCGGCAACGTGCTGGTGGCC GAGGAGGGGCCGCGCTGCCACCGCTTCGCCTGCACCACCTGCCCCTACGTGCGCAACGTTACGCGGAAG GTGACGAGCAGGAAGTACCCGCGGCTGAAGGAGGTGGACGACGTGCTGGGCGGCGCCGCGGCCTGGGAGAACGTGGACTCCACGGCAG AGCCGTGCCCCAAGTGCGAGCACCCCCGCGCCTACTTCATGCAGATCCAGACGCGCTCGGCCGACGAGCCCATGACCACCTTCTACAAGTGCTGCAACGCGCAGTGCGGCCACCGCTGGCGGGACTGa